Below is a window of Bacillota bacterium DNA.
GAAGGTCTTATGGAAAATCCATATGAAGTGCTTGGGATAGAGGGGGACGCCTCAATAGAGGAGATTAAACGGGCTTATCTCAAGCTTATACGGAAATTTGCCCCAGAGCGCCACCCGGATGAATTCAAGCGAATCCGCGCAGCCTATGAACAACTGAAGGATCAACGAGCCCGCGCTGAGGTAGATGTATTCCGTCTAAACCTGGATGAGAAGGCTCTTATCAGATTTTTCGACTATTCTAGAACGGTCCCCAAGCTGGACCCACTTGAGGAAGCAGGGCACGTGATTGCCTGGGTTAGCGACCTCGACCGAATCGACTTTGAACGGGATTTCACCCGAATGCCATGGGAAAAGCGCGCCGATTGAGGGCTTCCCGCGCCAGGTTTGGTGCCAAGTTTCGCGCCAGGTTTCATAAAGAATGGCAGAGGGGGTCGACTAATTGAAGAGACGCTTCGCAGGCTTCTTACCCATGATATGGAGGAATTTCCGAAACCGGTTCAGGCAGTCGCGCGAAGGCGATCAATGTCTTTCTGGCGAATTACAGGCAATACACGCTGACCTCGAAGGTCTTCGTGACCAGATCAGAGAATTCCACATCGGGCTGGAAGAGAACGTGAGTCGCCAGGAGGCCGAAGTGGCTCGCCTGGCGAAGTCGCATTTTGAGCTTGCGGCGCTCATCGAAGACCAAAACGAGACTATACAAGAGGCCATTGATGAGATGAAGCGCCTGCGACTCCAGTATGAGGACCTGGAGTTGCGTTCACAAGAGATGGCGAAATCGCAGGCCGAAGATGCGGCCATGGGGGCGCTCTTGAAAGAGTTCCTCCCCATTCTCGACGGTCTCGAAGAGGCCATACGCCTCGCGGCAGCCGTGCCTCCTGCGGAGTCTCTGGAAGGCTTTAGGGATTCCTTTATCCAGGGGCTTGAGAGTCTATATTCCAAGGGCCAGCGAGCCCTTGAGGGACTAAGGATCAAACGTATCCGGGCTATTGGACAACCTTTCGACCCATATTACCACCATGCAATAGAGGTAGTGCCCGTGGGCGATCCCGGCCTTGAAAACGTGGTAATCCGTGAATTCGTTGCCGGGTACACTTACCTCGGGCGCGTTATAAGATACGCCGAGGTTGGCGTGGGGAAGTTTGAAGAAAGGAGATCCGTGACCAGTGGACAGGATTATCGGGATAGACCTTGGAACGACCAATACAGTGGTGGCCACCCTGGAGAAGGGGAGGCCGAGGGTGATTTCGGAGGGCAAGGATCGGCTGATTCCCTCAGTAGTGGGGATATCCCCGGAGGGGGAGCTCCTCATAGGGACTCCGGCGAAGAACCAATATATCCTTTACCCGGAGAATACCATAAAATCGGTGAAGAGGGTGATGGGCCAGGATATAAAGCTCCAGATGGCGGGCAAGGAGTATTCTCCCCAGGAGATCTCGGCGATGATCCTGAGGAAGGCAAAGGAAGTCGCTGAGAAAGATGTGGGCGCTCCAATCAACCGGGCAGTGATTACCGTTCCCGCTTACTTTTCCGATGCTCAGCGGCAGGCGACGAAAGATGCGGGCGAGATCGCCGGCCTGGAGGTGATCCGCATCATCAATGAACCAACGGCCGCATCCCTCACCTACGGCCTGGGAAGGAGCGGATCTGAAAAGGTCCTCGTCTATGATTTGGGCGGAGGGACCTTCGACGTCTCCATAGTCGAGGTGAATGAGGGGGTTATCGAAGTCATAGCCACAGCGGGCAATAACCACCTGGGTGGAGATGATTTCGACGCGAGAATCGTAGACTTCGTGGCTAAGAAGTTTCAGCAGGAAAATGGCGTAGACCTGCGGGAGGACCGGCGCGCCCTGGCGAGGCTAACCCGGGCAGCCGAAGAGGCGAAGATCGCCCTCTCAGATCGACCCTTCGCCCGGATTTCAGAGCCTTTCATCATAGAGAAAAATGGCAGGACGTATAATCTGGAGGAGGAACTTTCCAGGCACGAATTTGAAGATCTCATAGAGGATCTTTTGAAGTCCACCATAGATCTGGTCGACCGTGCCTTAAGCGATGCCAATCTCAAGGCGGCCGACATCGACAGGGTCCTCCTCGTAGGCGGTTCCACGCGCATTCCCGCTGTAGTGGAGCTCCTCCGCTCTCACCTTGGCCAGGTGCCCCATGGGGAAGTTAACCCCGACGAATGTGTGGCGCTCGGGGCCGCGATAGAGGCGGGACTTGTAGCTGGCAAAGATGTGGATATGGTGCTGGTGGACGTGGCCCCGTATTCGCTTGGAGTCAGGGTATTCGGCGAGCAATTTGGCCTGGTGCATCCTGACGTAATGAGCGTAGTGATTCCACGGAATACCGCGATCCCAACCTCAAAATCGGAGGTTTACAGCACCATTGTGGATAACCAGGATACTGTCAGGATCCAGGTTTACCAGGGAGAGAGTTCCATCGCCTCGAAAAACCTTCTACTGGGCGAGTTCACACTGAGCGGGATACCTCCTATGCCCGCAGGGAAGCCGCAAATAGTGGTCAACTTCGACTATGATATTAATGGGATCGTTAAGGTCTCTGCCACCGAGAGGTCTACAGGAAAGGAACGGATGATCACCATAACTAACCCGAAGGAACGAATGACCGACTTCGAGAAAGAGCGGGCGAGGGAGGCCCTCGAAAAATTGGGAGATAAAGCGGCTCATAAACGCCGCGCGGTATTGCGAAAGGCACGAAAGCTGGCCAAACGCCTCGATCGGGAGGATGCCGAGCCTATCCTGGGGCTCATCGCCGCTATCGAACGGGCGGAGAAAGAAGGCTCGGAGGTCGGTGTCGCTACGTTGACAGATGAGTTGGTGGAACTATTATATAAGATAGATAAAGAAGCCATAGGATGACCTGGCAAGGGGGAGCGATGAGAGATCGTGCTAATTATTGGAGAGCTTATAAATGCAAGCAGACCCGGGATAGAAGCTGCAATCAGAGAGCGGAACGCGGCCTTTATTCAAGACATAGCCAAAAGACAGATCCTGGCGGGGGCTGATCTAATCGACATAAACGCGGGCACCCTTGGAGAAGAAGAACCGCAGGCCCTGGCCTGGCTGGCGAACACTATTCAAGAGGTTGTGGATATCCCTCTTTGCATCGATAGCCCAAATCCTTTGGCCATAGAGGTCGCGCTGAAGGCCTGCCGCAAAAAGGCGATGATCAACTCCATAACCGCTGAAAAGGAACGGTATGAGAATATGATCCCCCTTATCAAGGCCTACGGCGCATCTGTCATAGCGCTTTGCATGGATGAAAGTGGTGTCCCTGATAATGCTGAGGATAGAGTCGCCATTGCCGAGCGCATGGTCTCTCTCCTTACCCGGGATGGTATCCCGAGAGATGACATCTACCTCGATATCATAATCCGCCCCATAAGTGTATCAACTGGCGATGGGATAGCAGCCCTTGAGACCGTAAGAGGAATCCGGCAAAGAGTTCCGGGAGCGCACACGATTTGCGGACTCAGCAATGTGTCATTTGGCCTCCCAAACCGGAGATTGTTGAATCGGACCTTCCTTTGCATTCTAATGGGAGCTGGTCTAGATAGCGTCATCCTCGATCCTCTTGATAGGGAGATAATGGCTGCAGCATCCGCGGCTGAGGCCTTGCTTGGCAGGGACGAATTCTGCATGAAATATATATCGGCCTGCAGAAATGCGAAAGTAGACCCCCATGCTACGGCGGCACCGTCAAAAGGATAAAAACCGTAGGGCGCATTTTCAGAATAAACGATGGCTCATCTTCCCGAAGGAGCTGGTAACCTTGACGGGGCAAACACTAAAAGCGATTCTCGACGAACGGCTTCTCATCGGCGATGGCGCAATGGGCACCTATATCTATTCAAAGGGAGTCTTGCCAGACTCGCCATTCGAATACGCCAACATCTCAAACCCAGATATCGTGATGCGCGCGCATATGGAATATATCCAATCAGGGGCAGATATCATCGAAACCAACACTTTCGCCGCAAACCGGCAAAATCTCGGAAAATACGGCTTACAGAACAAGGTTAGAGATATATGCATTGAAGGGGTCAGGCTGGCTCGCTCTGCCGCTGATTCATGCTCTGCGGCGTCTCGGATAATCGTGGCAGGTTCAGTAGGGCCAGTTAGAAATGATCCTGGCGCAGTCGATGCCCCCGATGACACCGGGGATGAAGATGCCCTTATAGTGATTGATGCTTTCAGGGAACAAATATCAGCTCTTCTTGAAGGTGGAGTAGATATCCTCATCTTCGAAACCTTTGAGAAATTGGACGAGCTTGTTCTTGCACTCGGCATCGCTAAGTCTCTCAGTGATGTCGCCACCATATGCCAGATGGTTTTTCATGAGACTGCGGCGCTCCGGGATGTCCAGCATATTGTCGATGAGCTCCGCGCCGCCGGGGCGGATGTGGTTGGCGCAAATTGCGGACATGGGCCCCTGGGGATAGTTAAGATCGCTGAAAAACTCGCAGCTACCGGCGGAAGATATCTTTCCGCTTTTCCGAATGCTTGTTTCCCTGAAATTGTGGGAGGACGACGCATCTACAGGTCAGCTCCCGAATATTTCGCAGAAAATGCATTACGCTTAGCCAGGCTCGGTGTAAACATAATCGGCGGGTGCTGTGGCACCACACCCGATTATATCCGACTTGTCCGAAAGAAACTTGAGGGAATCGCTCCGGCGAAAAGGGAACTAGACCCTGCGAAAAGAGAGTCCGATATTGTAAAAGGAGAACCCAATCTCGCGAAAGAGAAGTTCAATCCCGCGGAGAGAGAACTGAACCTCGCGAGGGAAGGGGCCAGGCCCGCGCAAGAAAAGTCCAACTTCGCGAAAAAAGAGCTCAATCTCGCAAAAGGGAAGATCAATGTCCCAGCGGCGGTGCGTTTGAGAATAAATGAGGATTTTCCCGAAACAGCCAGAAATCTCCCCGGTAAGCAGTCTGCCCCACCAACGAGCTTTCTCGATAAATTGGGAAAATCTGTTATAGTTACCGTAGAGCTTGACCCGCCCAAATCGCCCTCGGCTGATGAATTCATACGGGCGGCGGAGAGGCTCAGAGATGCTGGCGTTGATGCCATAAATGTCGCGGAGAATCCACTGGCTATTGTGAGAATGAGTAGCCTCGCGGCGGGATATCTGATCCAGAAAGAGACTGGCTTACCGGCAATAGTTCATCTCACGTGCCGTGACAGAAACCTCATCGGCCAGAAGTCTCATCTCCTGGGGGCGTCAGCGCTCGGGATAAATTCTATTCTTGCCGTCACCGGCGACCCTGTGCCGCGACAGAATGGAACCTCAAAAATCACCTCAGTCTACGACACAGGTTCCTATGGTCTCATAGAGCTTATCAAGACAATAGGATCAGATTTCAATATCGGCGTGGCCTTCAATGCAAATGCAAGAAATCTGGCCTCCGAGGTCACCCGTCTCAGGCGAAAAGTCGCGCTCGGGGCCAATTTCGCGCAGACCCAGCCGATATTCGACCGGAAAAGGTTATATGAGGTGCATGAAGCGACAAAAGAAATCGATATTCCCATATTCATTGGAATCCTTCCCCTGGTTTCATTGAGAAACGCTGAGTTTCTTCATAATGAGTTCCCTGGCATTTCCATTCCGCCATCTGTGATGGACAGGCTCCGGAGTGTGCCCAAGAAACGCGCCGTCGACGAAGGCCTCATGATTGCACACGATATCATCGAAGAGGCGATTCGCATATTCCCCGGGATCTATATCATCCCCCCATTTAACAGGGTAGATCTGGCAATCGAGTTAGCGGAACAGGCTAACGAGATGCACAGCGCTCTTCCTGTGAGGAGCCGCTAAGATGCGAAGGTTCCTTTGAGCAAATACTGGCCAAATTACCGCCACCATTCCATTCAGATGCGTGGTATATATCAGCATTCTCCTCAGATAGGTACTCCTCCCGGCGGCTTTGATCCGAGGCCATATAGCCCGAGGGCCTCGGATCACAGAGCGACCTGCAGCAAGGTCGCGTCCGACGGGACGGTATCACCATCCCCGGCTATGCTGCGTCTGCCGAGAGGAGTATCTATATCCCGGCCAAGTCACGTCCAATGGAAGGAGTATCCATTCCTACCGCCACTTCGGACAATGAGCTTCTTACAACTCTAACACTACGGTATCTCCAGAGCATCCCCCACCTCGATCCTATCAGCATCGCTAATTCCGTTCAGCTGGACGATAGCTTCTACTGTGACTCCATATTGCCTCGCTA
It encodes the following:
- a CDS encoding DnaJ domain-containing protein — protein: MRSESKLKEGLMENPYEVLGIEGDASIEEIKRAYLKLIRKFAPERHPDEFKRIRAAYEQLKDQRARAEVDVFRLNLDEKALIRFFDYSRTVPKLDPLEEAGHVIAWVSDLDRIDFERDFTRMPWEKRAD
- the grpE gene encoding nucleotide exchange factor GrpE — encoded protein: MKRRFAGFLPMIWRNFRNRFRQSREGDQCLSGELQAIHADLEGLRDQIREFHIGLEENVSRQEAEVARLAKSHFELAALIEDQNETIQEAIDEMKRLRLQYEDLELRSQEMAKSQAEDAAMGALLKEFLPILDGLEEAIRLAAAVPPAESLEGFRDSFIQGLESLYSKGQRALEGLRIKRIRAIGQPFDPYYHHAIEVVPVGDPGLENVVIREFVAGYTYLGRVIRYAEVGVGKFEERRSVTSGQDYRDRPWNDQYSGGHPGEGEAEGDFGGQGSADSLSSGDIPGGGAPHRDSGEEPIYPLPGEYHKIGEEGDGPGYKAPDGGQGVFSPGDLGDDPEEGKGSR
- a CDS encoding Hsp70 family protein, producing the protein MGQDIKLQMAGKEYSPQEISAMILRKAKEVAEKDVGAPINRAVITVPAYFSDAQRQATKDAGEIAGLEVIRIINEPTAASLTYGLGRSGSEKVLVYDLGGGTFDVSIVEVNEGVIEVIATAGNNHLGGDDFDARIVDFVAKKFQQENGVDLREDRRALARLTRAAEEAKIALSDRPFARISEPFIIEKNGRTYNLEEELSRHEFEDLIEDLLKSTIDLVDRALSDANLKAADIDRVLLVGGSTRIPAVVELLRSHLGQVPHGEVNPDECVALGAAIEAGLVAGKDVDMVLVDVAPYSLGVRVFGEQFGLVHPDVMSVVIPRNTAIPTSKSEVYSTIVDNQDTVRIQVYQGESSIASKNLLLGEFTLSGIPPMPAGKPQIVVNFDYDINGIVKVSATERSTGKERMITITNPKERMTDFEKERAREALEKLGDKAAHKRRAVLRKARKLAKRLDREDAEPILGLIAAIERAEKEGSEVGVATLTDELVELLYKIDKEAIG
- a CDS encoding methyltetrahydrofolate cobalamin methyltransferase — translated: MLIIGELINASRPGIEAAIRERNAAFIQDIAKRQILAGADLIDINAGTLGEEEPQALAWLANTIQEVVDIPLCIDSPNPLAIEVALKACRKKAMINSITAEKERYENMIPLIKAYGASVIALCMDESGVPDNAEDRVAIAERMVSLLTRDGIPRDDIYLDIIIRPISVSTGDGIAALETVRGIRQRVPGAHTICGLSNVSFGLPNRRLLNRTFLCILMGAGLDSVILDPLDREIMAAASAAEALLGRDEFCMKYISACRNAKVDPHATAAPSKG
- a CDS encoding bifunctional homocysteine S-methyltransferase/methylenetetrahydrofolate reductase, with the translated sequence MLRRHRQKDKNRRAHFQNKRWLIFPKELVTLTGQTLKAILDERLLIGDGAMGTYIYSKGVLPDSPFEYANISNPDIVMRAHMEYIQSGADIIETNTFAANRQNLGKYGLQNKVRDICIEGVRLARSAADSCSAASRIIVAGSVGPVRNDPGAVDAPDDTGDEDALIVIDAFREQISALLEGGVDILIFETFEKLDELVLALGIAKSLSDVATICQMVFHETAALRDVQHIVDELRAAGADVVGANCGHGPLGIVKIAEKLAATGGRYLSAFPNACFPEIVGGRRIYRSAPEYFAENALRLARLGVNIIGGCCGTTPDYIRLVRKKLEGIAPAKRELDPAKRESDIVKGEPNLAKEKFNPAERELNLAREGARPAQEKSNFAKKELNLAKGKINVPAAVRLRINEDFPETARNLPGKQSAPPTSFLDKLGKSVIVTVELDPPKSPSADEFIRAAERLRDAGVDAINVAENPLAIVRMSSLAAGYLIQKETGLPAIVHLTCRDRNLIGQKSHLLGASALGINSILAVTGDPVPRQNGTSKITSVYDTGSYGLIELIKTIGSDFNIGVAFNANARNLASEVTRLRRKVALGANFAQTQPIFDRKRLYEVHEATKEIDIPIFIGILPLVSLRNAEFLHNEFPGISIPPSVMDRLRSVPKKRAVDEGLMIAHDIIEEAIRIFPGIYIIPPFNRVDLAIELAEQANEMHSALPVRSR